gtgggggcatTACCTTTCAACACCAGAGGTTCTTTGCCTTCTCTCTTCAGAGACTCGAGGACTATGTGGAGTGGCTGGGAGGGTACCACTCGGCTCGGCTCATTGGTATTCTCATCGTAAACTATAatttctttggaaaagatcctctTGAAAGAGTCCTTGCCTTCCCTACAGGAAATCAAGTCTAAGACAGTGATCTTGCCCTGCTGCAGTCTCCGCCGGCTGATCTTATCGGCACAGTTAATGTGGACAGCTCCTTGGATGTGACTCTTGTTGTACTCCATGAAGGGCCGGCAGTCAATGATGACAGGGCCCTGGCTCGGCAGGTGACTCTTGCTGCATTTGGTCATCTTCTTGGCCAAGTCATTGGGGTAGATTATTTTGATGCTGGCTAGCTGTTTGGGGGTCCCTGCCACAGGGCTGCCCACCCCACCTGATGGACTTAGAGAGCCTGCATTCTCACTGCTGTTGACCATCTGGCTGGCAGGACAGGCGGCAGAGCTCCCGACGGCGGTGGCGACGGTGCCAGCGGCAGTGGCCTGGGTCGGGGCCTGAGTGTCCTTGTCGTAGGCTGCCACAGTGCAGCAACTGGCACTGCTGCACCCACAATTCAGGGAGCGGGCAGAGCCGCTGGATGAGGGCATATACGTCAGATTCGCCGCCTTTAGGGACACAACGGTGTTGGCGATGACAGGAGGGTGGCTGGTACTGCCAGGGGCGGCAGAGCCAAGGTAGCTAGAGTCTAAACAAAGGTTGAGATCCTGAGGTCGAACGGGCCTAGACAGTGCCACCACTACCCTGTCGTCTAAAGGAGACGGAGGCATGAGGAGGCTGAAAACTGGCAATTCAAGAAGAACTCAAGACAGTCTGTAAAGAAGGGGggggggaaagaaagaataaagtcaTGTGACACAAAAAGCAGTCGAATCCAATCCCTAGGAAAGGACTTTGCATCCCTCTTAGTGAAGTCGTCCTACATGCCCAGTATCCTGTCACTCAAAGCTT
The genomic region above belongs to Cervus elaphus chromosome 14, mCerEla1.1, whole genome shotgun sequence and contains:
- the DUSP10 gene encoding dual specificity protein phosphatase 10; translated protein: MPPSPLDDRVVVALSRPVRPQDLNLCLDSSYLGSAAPGSTSHPPVIANTVVSLKAANLTYMPSSSGSARSLNCGCSSASCCTVAAYDKDTQAPTQATAAGTVATAVGSSAACPASQMVNSSENAGSLSPSGGVGSPVAGTPKQLASIKIIYPNDLAKKMTKCSKSHLPSQGPVIIDCRPFMEYNKSHIQGAVHINCADKISRRRLQQGKITVLDLISCREGKDSFKRIFSKEIIVYDENTNEPSRVVPSQPLHIVLESLKREGKEPLVLKGGLSSFKQNHENLCDNSLQLQECREVGGGASAASSMLPQSIPSTPDIENAELTPILPFLFLGNEQDAQDLDTMQRLNIGYVINVTTHLPLYHYEKGLFNYKRLPATDSNKQNLRQYFEEAFEFIEEAHQCGKGLLIHCQAGVSRSATIVIAYLMKHTRMTMTDAYKFVKGKRPIISPNLNFMGQLLEFEEDLNNGVTPRILTPKLMGVETVV